CCGTCTcgtttgtttttgacagaccTTGACTTTATTTTGTGTCGGATGCCTAGACTTGGATTtaacttgactgcttctatttatcaatattgatatcttatgaatggcttagttatatattggactaacttattttctgtggttgcagaatctagtgttattctattagccatttatgtcaataagatatgcatatgtgtttgagaaatgttttgcaggtcaaagttatccaaatctgcaggaaggttttgtcaccatcaaaaagggggagattgttggagaaatcctcatgaagagttttgaagttgacaaaacgtatccTTTGGTCTAGTCTGAAAGTCTGCAGACTCGTCggtttaaagtcgaagacttccggacagctagactcaagactcaaagtctatcctcattgacgagtctcgaatccgttgaagaaaggttatccgtaactaAGTGGTGtgttcgggatttaaccttatcatccgagaagatctcatggctggagaagacatatcgaatcctttgattgatcaagattgattcaatgactgaagattcgatggttgtctatatattattggaaggttctacttatagaaaccgagatccccgattgtatgggcgaacagattgatgggctatcaacatgttcctttaataactcgaacaatcttcctaattgattctgtccaacggttagattggaggaattcctttggtaagtgccaacgggtatgatggcataaaggagtatataaggaagatgttcttagttgttttaagtagtgcgcgatagaaaaattccaaagtcgaagctcccatttgtttagataaatctcttgagcgaatacttgtatacaaaagagagtctatacttgtaagagaccttgaggaggtgtggtagaacatctacactttgtggaatcaaggcaaagctgtgctgtaacttctcttttgattatagtgaaatccagtaggtgggctgtcggtgcggaagagtggacgtaggatTGGAATAatccgaaccactataaatcctgtgtttaattttctcttccttactctctttacttcaatcgtatttcaatctgtcaagaattgcttccgtattcaaGAAAAAGtctttgtgcgcctattcaccccccctctaggtgtttatactagcaatatcagaaCATAGGTAAGTCTAGATCTTCACTACGTCTTTGATGGGAGAATCCAAAGATTTGTCCTACAAGTGAGTAAATTCATCAACTAAAGAGAAATCATAATTGAGCTTTAAAAATcccaaaacaaaattgaaaggaaCACACATTTGGTTCATTCATATTTTTCAGGCcaattgattgaaattttcaaacaGAGATGATCTAATGAAACTTTGCATTTGACGCAGAGCAGCAACATTTAAAACCTATGCTAACAAGAGTTAAAAACGACTGTTGTGGATCAAGAAAAGCATCTTGCTTGGAAACCGTAATTTTCTGATAAAAACGATTTTACCATCTCTCCTATACTTTGTGAAAATTGCCGCGATGCCAAGAAGAAGCACCGCGGACAGCACGGTGCCGACAATGATGCCCTTGCTTTTCCTTGCGCCAGGATTTCCACTGAAACTACTGCCTTGATACACATTATAGTAAATTGAAAATAGAGTTAGTAAGAGTCCGACAGTTATTTCGAACTCATTCTCTTCCTCGGGTCATCATATCGAAAGCAACTCAGGGTTCGAACACGTACCAACTTCTGATGCAGCCATCCTTACATAAATACCCTGGATGTTCTCGCTCACCTGTCTGATATCCATCAGATCACCGAACCAAAGTAAGCATCCACTTCCTTGCCCTCTGATATCCAAGTTTGAATAAGCCGTGCACGAGCAGTTCCTCATGCATGTCTGCTTGCATTCTTGAATGTTCATGCTCTTGTTGAACCACGATTGCCTCGTGTCAGGCAACTTCACTTGGGTGTACTTCAGAAATTTATCTCCTCCTTGGCAATCCAGTTTCGTCCTCCGGACACACCCGTTTGACCAATCCCCAAATTCCCAGTCGCTCGGGTGTTTGGGCACAAACCCTGTCAAGCACATGCACTTTGGAGAGCTAGCAATATTGCAATTCCCATTCCCTCCACATAAAGCATAAGTGTCACAGTCATCTGTTTGAGCGGACGAATACAGAATCCAATCATGGGTCCGGTCTACCCAAGTGAAGCGCTGAGCCATCCCATTCTCATTTAAAACCAGCATTGACGGGACGGAACTGTTCAGAAGATTGAAGTGATAGTAAATTTCATTTTGGTTGAAGACGAAGCCAAAGCTATAAACTGGATTGGTCTCAACTGAGTGTACCCACTAAACTGAATGCTGTTCCAAggtgttgggaatgactgatccccgaaaaacgaattcgacactaaatcgaacccctaaatcaatgcggaagacgaagcccgggaaaacacgtatcaccgatcgtaaaacacaccacggagtcgagcataccttgttagccacagattagacaccaatgccgatagaggaagagaaatttgtcctttgttcgatccgatgacgcttgaagggaagaaaacagTGGCCTTTGTGCTTactgtttcttttggagggagagagagcgttggagaagacgtacgttcttttctgtttccaacagttgtcttctccctctctctcctcccttttataccttcccccatccacgggccttattcccgtgggccgggccttttgggcccagcatgggtggacgggccttaagcccattaccaattaaaaccatcatctcccactcgcacatggtgggctgaacagaattctctttacctctcttcaacattcataccggtgaataatctgtgcgaccagcatactttgagagctcgttgccatacatctgttaggaatatatagcagctcataatgggcatcacactccgagtagatttagtatgcagttccctagatcgatcgatcacatttatatctctcttgatctcttttaaacaatgatatatatattgtattcacaattatgattatcccaaatacagtcataattggttaaccggtgaacacaaaactacaatgtgattctccaaaatcgatcttcctcttcccttcaaactctcaatttcagttcaacttacttttctagaaatgccccattagatcgaatcaaactcatgaccattggcaacttcctaagatagcaaacactaaatagaaatcttaagaataagtaagagtcatgaggggactaaaaattgaggaactcttttcctcaagagtctcacacgacataaaaagttgagatcaaacttttgccactcttattggtcgtctcatgcatacgtagtatgaaatacgtattacggtatcaactcctttcccatggagcgtatgtctacacctttcaataccgtacagatgatagttcagacatacccaatgtgtaacttgagttcacgtatctactctttcacaaaattcatcagaactcacatctggcatcttagacagataaagtaaaatatgtggggtattttactcttggacatagtaagtattatgtcctcatcttaacacccagttaaggcgacatacgtgttttaagcttgagctctcgattatcacctatataataagcttaaaaacagtctcatctctatttatcacacagtaaatagaggcgattactcgtgtgagtgggctaatctcatatatgtccgacatactttcctaacttaaagtaatgcactgagcattaagatgcataaagatcaaacaaagattcataggcattaatgatgaaaaaacataaattcatcatatgtgaacacttagggaaaattataatattcagtacattagcATCTACgtagtcctagagatttcatatggccacaaaacacatctctaggtactggttttgtcataggatctgctaccattctatgcgtagtatgtactctaagttcacatcttttcgtacaatcatatccatgacaaaattatactcggtatctatatgtttggtcttgccatgatattttggatctttggtgtacgtttttgctgcttggctatcataattaaccaacaattaatctgcagcacttccaataacacctaaatgatccaataatctattaagccaaacatcttcttataccgctgccgataatgccacgaactcaatttccatcgtggacaaggctatacacttttgtttcttaatgctccaacacatggtgccattattcggtaagagaacaaacctagaggtagatttccttttatttaaatctcctccccaatcaacatctgaatagccttcaagtcgcagatcctttccttggtaattcaacttgtaatcagcagttcccttcagatacctcagtattctcttaacggctttccaatgtgctggacctggattggattggtatctactcaccattccaactgcaaaacatatgtcgggtcttgtacacatca
This genomic stretch from Eucalyptus grandis isolate ANBG69807.140 chromosome 3, ASM1654582v1, whole genome shotgun sequence harbors:
- the LOC120291589 gene encoding G-type lectin S-receptor-like serine/threonine-protein kinase At4g27290, with the protein product MTLRVLKLTPRGVLDSLNRTDGVVWSSNVLRLGQNPIAQLLDSANFVVKQGNGNDLGDAIWQSFDHPCNSFLAGMKLGIDRVKGLDRYLTSWKSTDDPSLGDFTFGLDSMGYLQLILRNRSVVQSSSVPSMLVLNENGMAQRFTWVDRTHDWILYSSAQTDDCDTYALCGGNGNCNIASSPKCMCLTGFVPKHPSDWEFGDWSNGCVRRTKLDCQGGDKFLKYTQVKLPDTRQSWFNKSMNIQECKQTCMRNCSCTAYSNLDIRGQGSGCLLWFGDLMDIRQVSENIQGIYVRMAASEVGTCSNPELLSI